CATTACGCAGGAACAAAGATGTAAGTCAAACAAATCAACACCGGACCCAAGAAGTGTTTAGGAAAGACTGTTACCCTCGAGCATCATTCTCCATCACATAGCCAACATACACAAAAGTAGACAAAAAGAAAGTTGTATTCATGTGTATCTATATCGACCCTCATAGATCTTTTATCATGCCAAACCCAAAAACTCCAATGCTATGCATGTAAATGCCCATATCCTCTATACCATTCCCAGCCTCGGCCCGTTCCAGTGTCTCTTGGCAAAAAGAACTTAGGCGGAGCCGTTAACACCGTTAACACCGTTGACCTTCTTGTACTCCTCGCTAAACTCGTACGTGTTGTAGCCATCGttgctcttcttcttgtaGAAAGTAGTGCGGTCGTAGGGGGTGAAGGCGACGTTGTTCTTGACGCGGAAGACGAGGTCCGGGTTGGAGATGAAGTAGCGGCCGAAAGCAACGGCGACATCCCACTTGGCGTAGCGCTCGTCGACGGCCCAGCGGGCGCTGTCGCCGAGGTAGCCACCCGCGACGACGACGGGGGAGATGTTGTCCCACTCCTCGAGGATGAAGTCAAGCGTCTGGGGCTTGGCCTCGTCAAAGGGCTGCACGTCGTCCGTGACCTGGCGGGGCACGATGCCCAGGTTGACGGGGTTGCCGACGGCCTCGACGAGGGAGAGGTAGGCGAGCTTGTGGCCGGCCTTCTTGATCTCGCGGACAATGTAGGCCGTCTGCTCCCAGGTGTCGGGGCTGGTGGAGTAGGACTCCTGGAAGGTGGCAAAGGGGCTCAGGCGCAGGGCGACGCGCTCGGCGCCAACCTCCTCAACGACGGCCTTGACGATCTCGAGGAGGAAGCGGGCGCGGTTCTCGACGGAGCCGCCCCACTTGTCGGTGCGCTTGTTGGCCGAGTCGCGGGTGAACTGGTCGACGAGGTAGCCGTGGGCGCCGTGGATCTCGACGCCGTCACCGCCGGCGGCGATGACGTTGCGGGCGGCGACGCGCCAGTTGTTGATCTTTTCCCAGATCTCCTCCTCGGTGAGGGCGTCGGGCTTGCAGGGGCGGCCGGTCATCTGAACGTCGGAGGAGGAGCAGTACTTGAAGCCGCGGCCCCGGACGAATTCGGGGTCAGCGGCGCGGCCGAGGGACCAGAGCTGCTGGAAGACGTAGCTGCCCTTGGCGTGGATGGCGTCAAAGACGTTCTTCCAGGCGGCGATCTGGGCCGGGGTGGAGAAGTCGGGGAGGTCGAGATCGCCGACGTCGGCCGGGGAGACCGCGGTGGCCTCGGTGATGATGAGGGTGCCCGGGGTCGAGGCGCGGTCGGCGTAGTACTGAGAGACGAGGTCGAGGGGAACGGAGTCGTCGTCGGCGCGGTAGCGGGTGAGGGGAGCCATGACGACGCGGTGGCCGAGTTCCATCTTGCCGGCCTTGAGAGGCTGGAAGAGCTTGGTGTTCTCGGCGGCCATTGTGATTGTTTTGGAAAGGTAGGTTTTGAAAGTCGAAAGGGGGTATCTAGAAATGCAGTTCAAATGGAAGTAGAGAGATGAAATTTACTGTAGATCAGAGTGATGGATGAAGATATAGCTTGTGATGATGGTTCTCTTCACTTGAAAAGAGGGAGATCTTGAGGGTATTTGTATGTTCCAGAGACTTGGTGTAAGTCAACCAAGAGCCCACCACGGACGACATCGTCGTGGAATCATCTGGAGAGTCCCACCAGGAACATGAGCAGTCCTCGGCACTCGCCCCCACAACTAGATCTTCCCGCAATGAGTTTGTTGATCCATTGGGCGAAAAGACTTTTCCCGTGGCCCTGGAAGGCTTAGAAATGACCTCCCCTCCGTCGTACACGGCGACAACTCGGCGAGCGGGTCGGACGCCTTACCGTCCATTTCTCAGCGAGCCACCAGATCCGCTCACTCTCCGAGCGGTGAAACCGAAGCCGGGTCCTGGTGCTTGTGCCTTGCACTGCTCCATGATGTGAAGGGATTGGGGTGGTGTGGGTTGGGTAAATGCCACTCCAAAGGTAGTCTGAAGAATCCGAGGTACTCTGTAGGGCGCTACACGCGGTGTTCCTGGGCGAAAAGGAAAAGTTCTCGAACGTATCGAGTTCCCCTTGGACGAGGTCTCCCTACTAGTGTAGAAAGAACTGCGGCTCCGCAACGGAATGGGTCCGTGTGGGCAAAAAGACGATGACAGACGATAACCTAGGAGGCAACGAATCATGAAGGCGAATTAGGCCCGATATTGCCAAAAGCGGGTTGAGCGTCCGAGCTCTCTTCGAGACTTGGGTGGGCAGCCACGTCGACAGACGAAGTTTTCAAGGGCTCTGCTTAGAAATCGTATAGTACGATGAACAGCAGAGGTGCCAGAGCCTGCGAAGCAACGAAGACGGGGCGCGTGGGTGTCGGTGGGGTTGCGTTTGACAGCTTCGAGCTTGTGACTTGATCAACTTGTTGTCTCGCAACAGGGGGCCCAAAACGGTAGGGAGAGCACAGAGAACGTGGTGACGTCCCGGTGGTGATCAGTACCTTGGCCAACATTCAATCTTGCTCAGTGTCCAATTATGAAGCCTGAATGCAGCCTTGTCAGTTCCCAGACCAAGTCTTTGAGGCGTCGACACAGGCCCAAGAACCAGGAACAGAACTATACAACCTTAAAGTCGTCGGGAAGTTCTGACGTGCTGAGAAATGCCACGAGGTTGCGGCGAACGGCCCGGCGATTCAGATGCCTGCCCCACACACCATCGTCCTGCCGCACTACCGGACCTCGGGATTTTGCCGGGAACAAATAACAACAAGGCCAAGCTTCATCAAGAGCCCGCGGCGACTTGGCTGAGAGTGGGATGAAGCCTGTTCATGGTGTACTTTGCTAGGCAAACCTCCAGGGTCTAGATCAGGTAATCTCAAAGCCGTGGCTGGATCGGAATGCCATGGTAATTGCTGCCCCAGTACGTTACAGAAACAAACGTCTACTATGGGCAGATGATTGATAATCCTTCATGAGAGAACTTTTTTCTCGCAGTTGCAGTCTGCCGGTCCGAGATCTGGGATGATGGACGGAATTTTGGTGGTCGGCGATAAGCTTCAGTGTGGCGTGTGTCACCTTATCTCCTAACATCAGCCACACGCCACACCGTTTGCGATGGGGCCCACTTAGAACTCCATCACTGAGGTGCACTTGACATTCTGCAGCAAACAGAGGCACAACGAGGGAATCTCACGATGGCTTCAATTCCGAGCTCACCGTCCCCCACTCTCATTGTTTTAGAGTATAGAGACAATACGCTACTTCAGCTGACCCCGAGCTCGAATCAGGCCTCAGAGCACGATGAATGAATACCTGGCACTTATGAAAAGACCAACATCATCTTAGCCCACGGACATCAGCTTTGAACTCAGATGCCATGATCCTCCCATTCCTCCTTCTGAGGCGCTCCCTCGCATCATACTATGCTTCCTCTTCACACTCTTCATAATTAACGCCTACATAAGAGCCCACAACAGCCCTATGCCAAATGACACTCCGCGCGGAATCCGGGCAACGATCCCTGTCTTCGCGGCAAGCATCTAACGCAACAGCGGGGGTTTTCGCCCTCTCGTCCTGGTCCGACGCCATTCTCTACTTTGACACAATGTAAATGATAATCTAGGCGGGTCCCAAGGCCGCGTCCACTTCTTCGCTATCCGGCATCTGAGCCGTAGGATCCCATCCAAATGGGGTGGAATACACACCGAACTCGCGTTGTTCTACTGGAGTAACGGCAATGATCACATAGCGCACTTCCGTGCTGTTAATTATGACTCTGATCGCGCGTTTATCCACGTGAATCAAGAAAAGGAGGTCTGCGGACGTGAGACATCTAGAAGCTATACCAAACATCtaaaaaaagagttcaccACCGGTGTggctacatctcttggtGCTCATGCTGGAAAATCTGGTGCTCATGCTGGGATTCGAACTCGGGGACTCTCGTATGCGCTaagcctgtcgtcgagtaggctgGTTTGCGATGTTAATTGTTGACCATGAACCACTCCACCACCCAGCccagtttgacctgacccCCCGACCCAGAGGGGCGCCTGCTGTTGCTGGTGACGGGAATGGGATTgaaggggggtatatacctTTAAGATGAGGTTCATGACAATGTGCGGAAGGTACCTCTGCCTGGCCGTATTCATACTCGAATACACGTAGTCCCGTGGCGCATGTTGGACCTATATACCCGTGTTGGGTGTGATATACCCATGTTCGAGCAAGTGGCAGCACATATGACCAGGTCAGCCCTTGGGAAATAGACAGGTGTGGGACATGTCCAAGGCCATTTTAGCGAGTTCGAGCGACGCAAGACAAACGTTGAGTGAGGCGCAGGCATCAGATGCGTCGTCTACTCTACGACAAGCAAGGACTTCGGGAGTGGTATGAGGACGTCACCGAATTCCTCCTGGAGGGACCACAAGCAATAGACCACCTATCCAGAGACAAGACGCGCTTGGTGAGATAAAAGCCTGAATCGTACTTGTATATGAGTGAGAGACCGGTCTATGATGCCATGTCACGAAGCTGTCAAGATCCCGCCAGAGTTCTTTCTCATATGTAACTCATCATCCGGTCACGATATCCAATATCAACGAAAGCCAAACCCGAAGCCAGCTCGCCACCAACGCCAAATCGTCTTAAAGTACACGCCATCCAACCCACCAGAAACTCCCAATGAGAAAGCGCCGGTCCGTCTATTTGTTATGCCAGATAAAGTTCCTCAGCGAATCCCACTCGCTGCTCTGCTGGTAAATGTACGTCATGCTGCTGCGCAAACTAGGCTGCAGCTCCTGCGGCTGCCAGCGGAACAGGTACATGACCATGGCCCAACTCGTGCTCGCAAAGACGGGCCACGCGTAGTAGCTGATCTTGGCCGAGACGTCGTCGCGGCTGACGACGGGCAGGCCCTTGCCGGGGGCCACGGCGAGGCGGGCGAGCGCCAGGACGACGCGCGCAAAGACGTAGATGACAATCTGCTGGTTCACGCTCGAGATCTTGCCGCTACGCGGGGAGCGCCCGCCAAAGACGATGTAGCCGCCCAGCAGGCCGGCGAAGAAGGAGTCGTAGGGCCCTTCCTTGCCCGGGCTGGGGCCGTAATTTTTGAGGAGGTACATTGTGAGCTTGTAGATTGTCGCAAACTTGGCGAGGTTGCGGGCGTGCGTTCGGGTCGCGCGGAATACAAGGCCTGCTTTTTGGCGGAGTCTGTTCAAGTTTGCTATGTTAGCCGGGAGGTGGTTTCGCTGGGGGTGAGGAGGGTGGTCACGTACGTTCCCGAACGGAAGAGGAATATCATGCTGTAGAGGGCCTGAAGTTAGCATTTTGACTCGATCATGAGAACGGAGTGAGGATGCACTACATACACAAGGGCATGAGGAAAGCGGACTTTTGCGCCGTAGACGGCGCCATTGCGGGCGCCTTTGACGACGGCGAGAATGTCGTGGTACTTGGGGTCGAGGATGATGCGCTCGATTGCGGCCTATGAATGCGCGTCAGTCCATGCACTCTAGTCCTCGTTCGTATAGCTAGCTCTACCTTGAGGCCATCGAGGGCGGCGAGCGACATGTTTGGCAAAGGTCGTTGCTGGGTATTGCGTGTATGTGTGGGCGGTCGCAGTGGCTAGCCTCGGCAATTTGTACTCTCCCCTAGTGGACGACGGAATGCGACGATGGAGTCGCTATCGGTTCAACAAAGCTTCCACTCAGCGCATGGAGATCGCGATCGTTTTGGAAAGGCAGCAAATGAGCGACAAGTACAGAGTACGTCTACGGAGGAGAATTTCAGGAGGGTTCGGACCGGAGGTAATGGGAAACGGGGTTGTGTGAAGTTGAGACGGACAAGTTGTAGTCGGGAGTCgtttggtggtggtggttgatGGGCGGTGGATGACCTTTGCGGCAAGGAGTGGTGGACGGTACCCGTACCTCGGCCCCAGGACCTGTCTGGTCCCCACGGTTAGAGGTGAAATCTGGCTGGGTTCGGCTCTGGGCGAGTCACGCTGGAGACGGCCTGTCCCCAGCCCCCGGTTCCCCCACATGCCCCGATGACGCAGGGCCGGCGCGCCGCTAAGCCTTCCAGGGATTCGCCCGTCTGGGGGAAACGTCGTGGTGTTTGGGGGTTTTGGCATGTGATGACGGATGGCAATTGAGATAGGACAACATTGCCATTCAACTCCTAGTACTTATGAACATTCAAACAATTCATTCAGTCTTGCACTTCATTGTAATCCATCCGGACAATAAATCGGCCTTCATAATAAATCATATTCGAGCGAAATGGGTGTAGGATTGATGACAAGTAGGGACAATTGCAAGAGTCAGTTAATGTCTTGGGCCTCCCACGTGTCAATGAATTCCATGTGAATCTCACTTGGCGCGAGTACCCTGTGGCGGCATGAGCATTCCTTGAACCCCCGATTCTTCACATGTGCTTAAGACTTGCAGCATCAATAGTGctcatctcatctcatctcGGTCCCAACTCACAGCGCAACGGTCATAACTTTACGACTTACCCCAAGGAGTTTAGAGAGATGAGATTTTACAATATGAAACTGCGGCATCTCACTATGACAGGATACTAGTTTGCGTAGACATGAACTCCACAGTCAACATTCATGCCAGAGACGGCATCGAATCTCGATCCACCCTCAGTTCTTGGGCTCGCAGACTGCAATAAACGGCGATGTTACACCTAAGCAAAGTTAGCCACACAATTCATACATCAAAACGCAGAAGGCAGAACCGGCACTCACCACCAAAAAACAACCTCCCCGTCTTGGCGTCGTGTACAACCGTAGTAGTCCCAGGCAACACCTCCCCAAGCCCGTCCTCGATAATCTTCTCCCACACGTAGACGCCGTCCCCCTCCTTGCGAATACGCACCGCGGCGCTCTTGGGCCTCGCGTTCAGCGGGTCCTTGGCCGCTTGCAGAATCTCGATGCCCCGCGGGAAGATGGCGGCGTAGACGTCGCCCTTGCCGTCTACCGAGAGGTTGTCGATGGCGTATGGCACGGGGATGTCGACCACTTTCTTCAGTCCGTTGCCGTCGTTGCCTGAGAGCACTTCAAACACCTGCACGCCACCCGCCATGGAGCTCGGGACGTAGATGAGGCCGTCGAGGCCGCGGACGAGGCCGTTGGGCATGCGGTGACGTTCGGAGACACGCTTGCATCCCGTCGAGGCGGAGCAGAATGATACGTCGCCGTCGCCCATCAAGGGGCCGATGAAGAATTGCTACAAGTTACGGTGCATCAGCTGAACCTGTTCCTGTCATGAACATTGCATGCTTTTTCGCTTACCAGCCCGACTTTGTGGGGCCCATTTGCATTCGTAAAGTAGAATTCCTCGCTAGACAATGCAGCGATGTTATTCGGCGTCGAAATGTTGGCGCTGGCAAACGTGCGGACGTGCTTCATCCCCATCGCCTTGGGCCCGGTCTCGAAAACTTCAATCGTCGAGTTGGCGCCCACGCTCTTCTGGTCTAGGAGCGTGCCAGTGACGGGATCGACGGAAGGGCCATTGTTGACCACGAGGATCTCGACTCTATCGCCCTTCGGTGCGTCAATACCCGTGATCCCGACGAGCTGGAGCAGTCCGTCGCCGGCGGTGCCCGTAAACCCCGGCGTCTCGAGAACGCGGTACTCAAATGCATCACCCTTGGGTATGTCAATGTCCAGCGCGATGACGGCGTCCCGCGTTGAGCGGCCCGAGGCGCTCATGTGATGTGCGCTAGAAGCCGGAGCGGGGTGAGATTAGCTTGCCTTTCCGGATCTCACCGATCCGGCCCGGGAACGGGGAGCGGGGCGATAACACGGGATGGGACGGGTACGGAGATGGGAGGGGCTGCTCTTAGAACACGTACTTTGGTAGCCATTGCTGGCGAGAGAGGGGATCAGAACAGGCGAGGAAGAGTTGGCGCGTGGCTTCGGACAGCCACATATCCTCGCATGCCTGCAGTCTGGGGTCCTCGATGCGACGGCACGAGTAGGGGAAGTCGGAGAGAGGCTGGAATTCCTTGCCGATTCCCAGGCCCAGCCAAATGGGATCCTTGAGCACGAGCTGCAAGGCCACGCCGAGGATCACGGTGAAGATGATGCTCGTTTGGAGGATGAATCCCATGATGAATCGATGTAATCTAAGGCCCCCACGATGCTTGTCGAGATGCGAAAAGACAGACGATATCTTGGCCAAGGTTTGTTCCAGCTTTATAGTTACGGGAAATGTTGGGAACAAAACATGGCAGGTAGGGATCCCTCATTAAGCGAATTCAACGCATGAGGTCAGATCCTTCGGGCACTACCGCTTCGTGATCCACTGTGAAGTAAGCTCGCAAGGGCTTGCCAGAAATAAGGTACTTCTGGATGCCGAGCTCCGTTCGTTTGCTTGGAAGGTCTAGTCGAACCTCAGAAAATCTCAATCATAAAAGATAAATCTGGTTCGACATGGCACTTTGGTTATTGCTACGACTTGGAACTGTGTGAATGACGACAGGATCCCCGACTACAGTGGGTCGACCGAGAGTCTCCTCCGTGTCCGTCGGGTCAGTGCATCGCCGAAGCTCACTAAGTCTCCGAGGAGTCTCCGTGGAGCCAGAACTACGGTCTGACCTTCCAGCCGGCCGAAGCCATATCGGAGGGTTGCGTTGAACCGTTCCTGCTTATCTGACCTTGCACTTGATTTGTTGCCAATTTTGTTACCAACTAAGACAGGAAAGAGCAGCTGATAGCCGCCCTGCTCCTCATCTGAGGCAGCTGTTGGTGCCTACTTTACTTGTTGCCTCCTTTGCCAAAGTAGCAGAAATAACAGCTCGTCTTTCTTGACCGCAATCTTCTCCTTTTTGAACTTGGCCTGTCTCGATATCGGATCTCCTTCCTCTCTTGTCAATCCATTTTCCGCCATTGGGTGTTCGTTCCGTTCTATCTGCAGTCTCCGATCGAGCTGCGTCGCAGCCTGCTTAATGCCAGGCTGAACACCCAATAGGGTGGTCAGCACCGCGTCACACGACACCATCTTTATTGATTGAATGGCTCAAGTGAGGCTGAAATATTGACTCTTCGCGCACAGCCTGACCCAGTTGCTGATGGTTGCATTTGCACCCCTGTGTAGGCTCGCAAGTCATGCTTATTATCATGCTTAACCCCCCTTCTTCCTGGTCTCGATGTCGGCCGTTCTTTAGTTCTACTGCAATAGTCCGTGGACCGATACCACCCGGTCTGAGCGATGAACCGAGTTCTCGGGTCTCTGCTACTTCTTGCGACAGTAGCTCGATCAGCAGATAACATCCACAATGTGACGAATAGGTGGGACGTCTTCTGGCAGCTCGCCGACTTAGATGCGCAATTCCCCAACAAATCAGGCAGTGTCTATTTGGGGAGTCAAAACTACACATGGTGCTGCCTCAAAGCCGTCTACGTCGGTCTAGACATTTTGAACGGAACGTTGGTCATCGCCAATAActctattactaaaataggAACATCTACAACAGGTGACCTTCGAGACGCCGCTCTCCGAAGTCAGTTTCCCTGCGACGCCAAGTACAACGATGTAGGTTCTGAAAACCCCTTTCTTCGCCGCAAGAGAATGAGGGCTCACCAGAAGCACAGGCACATCTTGGGGGCGCCCCTGAGGTGCAAGTCCAATATGCATGGTTCATCGACAACTGCCCAGGCTGGTCTCTCAGTGACAAGTCTAACCTGAATGCTTGGCTTCACTCTCTGTCGGGTTTCTTGCTACCAGCCGTGGTATTCTGTCTGTCGGTGCCCAGACGAAGGAAACTTCATGTTTATCGGTACGACAACCCAGCGATACATCATCATTTAACATGCCAGGATTCGTGACTTGCTCTGACATCGCTGTAGCGCCTTGTTTGTAGCAGATATCGCCGGCATCAAAAGTATCATTCCAGCAATTATCGGTGCCATTTTGGCAGGCATAATTGTCACAGTCGATACAATTATATGGCTTTCCATCTGCTTCGCCTTCGCCGGCCCCATGATTCTGAGCGGCCTCTATGAAGCGTTGCTAGATAACCGGGTTCTGGAGTTTCTCAGAGACAAAATCCAAAATAAGCGACTGACGCTCGACATGCGGTGCCGTTGCCTCATGCTGGTATTGATTGGGAACCTTGATCTCGCTCTAGACCGCGAGACCCTGAAATGGGGGAGACAAGCATATATTCCCGCCGTATCAGCAATACCTCCGGAAAATGGGCACATATCACACCAGGATCACACTGCACAAGGGGAATTTATGACAGGATCAACGCCTCAGGAAGCTCGTACTGTCGAGAACAGAGATATACAACTTGGGTCCTTAGCCCATCGAGAACAAGCAACTGTCAATGATGCCAACCAGGATTCCCACGGTAGAACCTCGCCCCAAACTGTCGCAAACTCAACATCAATGGATACAGAACCGCCGAATCAGAGCATCAGACGGCGTTCATCCGCTCCGCAGCCAAATGCGAACAACGCCGCCTCAACGCAGGCATTTCCACGTCATTCCACTGGTCACCTAACGGCATCTCCTTGGCGTCACATGGAGACTTTACTCTATGATCTACGGCTTTACGATGATGACAATGTCTCTAGGGGCCAGTCTCCGCGTCAGTGGGCCAGGCACAATTGTCCAGATCGCCCGTGCGACCGGCGTGAACACATCCAAGAGCCATGGCCCCGATCCCGGGAGACTGAGCGTTGCATAGTTAGAACCAAAACCCGACTCCGAACGATGTTGCACTGCCAGTATTCGTTCGGGTCGATTGTTGGTGCACCAGTAATGTAAGTACCGTCCTTAAGAAAAAGCGAGGCAGTCTGCGGGTTGCTGACTATTCCAGCTTCTTCCTCGGAGGATTTATCTTTTCGTTCCTAACTAGCCTTGACGAGTTGGGAGATGAAAACATCGCGTAGGTCTAGTTTCCATATCATCCAAAGCCGCAAACTTACTAAGAAAATTCTGTAGGGAATCCATCGCTTTTGGATCATGGTACATGGTGAGTCCTCACTTCCTGGCTACTATTCCTCGATTAACTCAAGCTAGATTATTCCTCATATCGCCATCATTTCCGGGCTACTACTTGCTGGAAACAACCCCAACATCCTGGAGGGGGTTCTGGCAACAGAGCGCGATCCGGAAGATCCCGAAGATCCAACCTACGTCTTTGGTTTCTTACGCTTCGATCTGGTCTATCCCAGTTGCTACAAGGTGGCCTGGCAATGGCTTCGCGGCCACACCAAGAAGCAATGGATCGAGCAGCTTCTGACAGTCTATAGCAGAAGAATTGATGTCGAGTATCGAGGCCACGAAGATATCGATGGCGATATGAAGGATCTACGCTTCAGAACTACCTTGTCGCTCCTCGACTGGTTCGTCTTGCTCTTCCTCACTCTGCTCCTCGTCGGTATCCCCTACCTGTTCGCATTCATGCTGGCCTTCTTCACGCCCCAAATCGGGCTGTCCTGCCGCTCCCTGACGTTCTTGGTCTACTTTGGTCTCCAGCTCGCGCAGATTGGTCTATGGCTATGGGCTTACATCGGCGCCCCGGGCGACGTCACCAACCCCAAACGCCGCATCAGAGCATTGGACATGTTTAGAAAGGGAGGCTGGCTCGATCATCGAAAATTCTACGACCCCTCAACGGCTCCGTGGCACGAAGACACGCACTCGCCCAGCTCCAAGCTGGCGGACTTCCTAGCCCACGCCAGCAAACCGGGATCCTGGACCTTGCACACTTTTTGGTCCTCGCTGTACTACTCGTTGCAAATCATCTTTGGGCTGAGCGCCGTTTTTGTCAGTCTCGGCGGTACTTTGATGCAAATCATGGGCGTGTACCGCACCAACATGTGCTTCGTCAACGTGCATTACTGGTTGGAGCCGAAGGAGAGACGTCCCCCAGTTGTGTTATCGGTGAACAGCCGGGAAATGATTAATTCCGCCACAAGTAAGTCACATACGCAGTTTCAATATCAAACGGACTTTCTGTCCTTTTTGGGGGGAGAGGGAGACCATGGATCTGATAAGCAGCAGAATACTGGAAGCCAGTCGCCATTGCCGCGATAGCGTTCATGGCGGTTGTGAGCTTCGTAGGCTGGTGGTACCAGCGACGTATGCGCGACGTGTTTGGGCAATGTGAGTGTATCGAGATACGACAGTCTCTTTGGATGTGGGCGTTTACTGATGATCATTTAGTGGTGAAGAAGATTGACAAGGTTGAGTTCGAACGTGAGTGGCCATTCCGCCCCCGACCAGCTCTGGGAACCATGACGAACGGTGCCATCGACGGACAGCAAAACTAGTTGGTATTGGGAGGCCAGTAGCTAGTGTCGGTATTTGCTCTAGACTTCCTCGGCCAGGAAACGGCAGAATTGACGCTGTCTCGAGATCTCTTATTCCTTCCGACCAGTATTGTGAATCGTTGTTGTTCTCCAAGGCTTCCGCGAGATTCCCTGTACGATTGACTGTCGCACGGGAACACTGAGACCACAACTTGGCAGGAGTGCGGTGCTGGTTGTCTATACAGTGTCCTGGCTCGACCGGGCTTCCTGCCGAAGTGAATTTCGACACGGAGTGCAAGTCCTTCATTCATTACAAGCTACATTCAGAGCTCGTTGCCAGTCTTTTACTCACAAACTAACGTAGCGTCACCAACATCCAAGCGCTGATCGCTATGAATGTTGCTTTCACTGACATGACGACAAGGCATACTTCACCTTGAAATGTGACCAAAGTTCAATAATTTACCTTGCCTTGATTGACGGCGTAGAGGTGTCACGTTGCTTGGACAGGTAGCAGCCACAGGAAGTAGCCGTTTCTTGAATATTGATACTTATGCAACAGCGGCTTATGATGCCTTAGAAAGCAGTTGGTA
The Colletotrichum lupini chromosome 6, complete sequence DNA segment above includes these coding regions:
- a CDS encoding NADPH dehydrogenase, with the protein product MEQCKAQAPGPGFGFTARRVSGSGGSLRNGRYPLSTFKTYLSKTITMAAENTKLFQPLKAGKMELGHRVVMAPLTRYRADDDSVPLDLVSQYYADRASTPGTLIITEATAVSPADVGDLDLPDFSTPAQIAAWKNVFDAIHAKGSYVFQQLWSLGRAADPEFVRGRGFKYCSSSDVQMTGRPCKPDALTEEEIWEKINNWRVAARNVIAAGGDGVEIHGAHGYLVDQFTRDSANKRTDKWGGSVENRARFLLEIVKAVVEEVGAERVALRLSPFATFQESYSTSPDTWEQTAYIVREIKKAGHKLAYLSLVEAVGNPVNLGIVPRQVTDDVQPFDEAKPQTLDFILEEWDNISPVVVAGGYLGDSARWAVDERYAKWDVAVAFGRYFISNPDLVFRVKNNVAFTPYDRTTFYKKKSNDGYNTYEFSEEYKKVNGVNGVNGSA
- a CDS encoding peroxisomal membrane protein 24, with the protein product MSLAALDGLKAAIERIILDPKYHDILAVVKGARNGAVYGAKVRFPHALVMIFLFRSGTLRQKAGLVFRATRTHARNLAKFATIYKLTMYLLKNYGPSPGKEGPYDSFFAGLLGGYIVFGGRSPRSGKISSVNQQIVIYVFARVVLALARLAVAPGKGLPVVSRDDVSAKISYYAWPVFASTSWAMVMYLFRWQPQELQPSLRSSMTYIYQQSSEWDSLRNFIWHNK